A DNA window from Actinokineospora baliensis contains the following coding sequences:
- a CDS encoding RNA polymerase sigma factor, with protein sequence MSRTCAGDLGAFADLVRRHHSAARRLALVSGAGNDAEDVVQEAFVRAFAALPGFRAGAAFRPWLLRIVVNLTRNSYRSRIRRAGLVLRAAELREHLDAVDVADPQGAALVAERDRRLWAMLRTLPDKDRQVLGCRYLLDLSEAETADVLGWPKGSVKSRTSRALTRLRALVEPELAGERHG encoded by the coding sequence GTGTCGCGGACGTGCGCCGGTGACCTGGGCGCGTTCGCCGACCTCGTGCGCCGCCACCACTCGGCGGCCAGGAGGCTGGCCCTGGTCTCCGGGGCGGGCAACGACGCCGAAGACGTCGTGCAGGAGGCGTTCGTCCGCGCGTTCGCCGCGTTGCCCGGCTTCCGGGCGGGCGCCGCGTTCCGGCCGTGGTTGCTGCGCATCGTCGTCAACCTCACCCGCAACTCCTACCGGTCCCGGATCCGCCGGGCCGGGCTGGTGCTGCGGGCGGCCGAACTGCGCGAGCACCTCGACGCCGTGGACGTGGCCGACCCGCAGGGCGCGGCGCTGGTGGCCGAGCGCGACCGGCGGCTGTGGGCGATGCTGCGCACGCTGCCGGACAAGGACCGGCAGGTGCTCGGGTGCCGCTACCTGCTCGACCTGTCCGAGGCCGAGACCGCCGACGTGCTCGGCTGGCCCAAGGGCTCGGTCAAGTCGCGCACGTCCCGGGCGCTGACCCGGCTGCGCGCACTGGTGGAACCTGAACTGGCGGGGGAACGGCATGGCTGA
- a CDS encoding GtrA family protein, with protein sequence MSLRDVALRVLPARLRPLALKHRELLKFGVVGSVAYLVDNGTWYLLKLTVLEPKPVVAKAIGVILATIVSYILNREWSFDTRGGRERHHEAALFFAISGASLFFYTAPLYVSRYVFDLEQPHVSALSQEVADFLFGSIVGTVIAMVFRWWAFKKWVFPTADARAPRRDRKLGKLVPYTGPTGVVDHTPSKN encoded by the coding sequence ATGTCCCTCCGCGACGTGGCCCTGCGCGTGTTGCCCGCTCGGCTGCGACCGCTCGCGCTCAAGCACCGCGAGCTGCTCAAGTTCGGCGTCGTCGGCAGTGTCGCCTACCTGGTGGACAACGGCACCTGGTACCTGCTGAAGCTGACCGTGCTCGAGCCCAAGCCGGTGGTCGCGAAGGCCATCGGGGTCATCCTGGCCACGATCGTGTCCTACATCCTCAACCGCGAGTGGTCCTTCGACACCCGCGGTGGCCGGGAGCGCCACCACGAGGCGGCGCTGTTCTTCGCCATCAGCGGTGCGTCGCTGTTCTTCTACACCGCGCCGCTCTACGTGTCGCGGTACGTGTTCGACCTGGAGCAGCCGCACGTGAGCGCGTTGTCGCAGGAGGTCGCGGACTTCCTGTTCGGGTCGATCGTGGGCACGGTCATCGCGATGGTGTTCCGGTGGTGGGCCTTCAAGAAGTGGGTCTTCCCGACCGCCGACGCCCGGGCGCCGCGCCGGGACCGCAAGCTCGGCAAGCTGGTGCCCTACACCGGGCCCACCGGTGTCGTGGATCACACGCCCAGCAAGAACTGA
- a CDS encoding carboxymuconolactone decarboxylase family protein, with amino-acid sequence MQARMDNPTAVIPEAMKALLAFGKAASGKGVEESTIELVKLRASQINGCSACVHMHARDMRKAGETDERLFTVAAWREAPFFTDAERVALELTEVLTRLADSANPVSDELWTRVREHYDERQTSALLVAIANINVWNRLNAAVHQVAGSW; translated from the coding sequence ATGCAGGCACGGATGGACAACCCGACCGCCGTCATCCCGGAGGCCATGAAGGCGCTGCTCGCCTTCGGCAAGGCCGCCTCGGGCAAGGGCGTCGAGGAGTCGACCATCGAACTGGTGAAGCTGCGCGCGAGCCAGATCAACGGGTGCAGCGCGTGCGTCCACATGCACGCCAGGGACATGCGCAAGGCGGGCGAGACCGACGAGCGCCTGTTCACGGTCGCGGCGTGGCGGGAGGCGCCCTTCTTCACCGACGCGGAGCGGGTCGCGCTGGAACTGACCGAGGTGCTGACCCGCCTGGCCGACTCGGCCAACCCGGTGTCGGACGAGCTGTGGACCCGGGTCCGCGAGCACTACGACGAGCGGCAGACCTCGGCACTCCTGGTGGCCATCGCCAACATCAACGTCTGGAACCGCCTCAACGCCGCGGTGCACCAGGTCGCCGGATCCTGGTGA
- a CDS encoding aldo/keto reductase: MAQANRIPVRPLGPGGPDVSLFGLGSWNTWDRMEFDDAVALLRRALEAGVTLFDVAHYNMGPHAEQARTDIIFGEVVRAAGVARDEYHLCGKLWLWEYPTTSFEQQMTTSLERIGVERADSVVVGDYMSPPDIAQIVTDVNEQIRAGRFAVWGVNNWVAADLDRALEFAAEEGMVAPIFAQLKYSVARRSMAEGQYYLPHFTGGRLALQASDVFEGGILAGRKFPERKIGADPGGIRDTIRAAADVVAEVAARHDATAAQVAIAFCLLNPAVSNVLFGVSRLSQLEDNLAAIALAEAHGPDLRAALDPLWADKAVNADGSW; the protein is encoded by the coding sequence ATGGCGCAGGCCAACCGCATCCCGGTCCGGCCACTGGGGCCCGGCGGACCGGACGTCTCGCTGTTCGGGCTGGGCTCGTGGAACACCTGGGACCGGATGGAGTTCGACGACGCGGTGGCCCTGCTGCGCCGCGCGCTCGAGGCCGGGGTGACCCTGTTCGACGTCGCGCACTACAACATGGGCCCGCACGCCGAGCAGGCCCGCACCGACATCATCTTCGGCGAGGTGGTGCGCGCCGCGGGCGTGGCCCGCGACGAGTACCACCTGTGCGGCAAGCTCTGGCTGTGGGAGTACCCCACGACCAGCTTCGAGCAGCAGATGACCACCTCCCTCGAGCGCATCGGTGTCGAGCGCGCCGACAGCGTCGTGGTCGGCGACTACATGTCGCCCCCCGACATCGCCCAGATCGTCACCGACGTCAACGAGCAGATCCGCGCGGGCCGCTTCGCGGTCTGGGGGGTCAACAACTGGGTGGCCGCCGACCTGGACCGCGCGCTGGAGTTCGCCGCCGAAGAGGGCATGGTGGCGCCGATCTTCGCCCAGCTCAAGTACAGCGTCGCCCGCCGCAGCATGGCCGAGGGCCAGTACTACCTGCCGCACTTCACCGGGGGCAGGCTCGCCCTGCAGGCCTCCGACGTGTTCGAGGGCGGCATCCTGGCCGGTCGCAAGTTCCCCGAGCGCAAGATCGGTGCCGACCCCGGTGGCATCCGCGACACCATCCGGGCCGCCGCCGACGTGGTCGCCGAGGTCGCCGCCAGGCACGACGCCACCGCGGCGCAGGTGGCCATCGCCTTCTGCCTGCTCAACCCGGCCGTGTCGAACGTGCTCTTCGGCGTCAGCAGGCTCTCCCAACTGGAGGACAACCTCGCCGCGATCGCCCTCGCCGAGGCGCACGGACCCGACCTGCGCGCCGCGCTGGATCCGCTGTGGGCGGACAAGGCGGTCAACGCGGACGGCTCCTGGTAG
- a CDS encoding ferredoxin produces the protein MRVEVDSDRCVGAGMCVLTQPEVFDQSEDDGTVVLLRAEPAPEQERDVLDAVHACPAQAISAR, from the coding sequence ATGAGGGTCGAGGTGGACAGCGACCGCTGCGTGGGGGCTGGGATGTGCGTACTCACCCAGCCCGAGGTGTTCGACCAGAGCGAGGACGACGGCACCGTTGTGCTGTTGCGCGCGGAGCCCGCGCCGGAGCAGGAGCGGGACGTGCTCGACGCGGTGCACGCCTGTCCGGCGCAGGCCATCAGCGCTCGGTGA
- the htpG gene encoding molecular chaperone HtpG: MSATVETLEFQSEARQLLQLMIHSIYSNKDTFLRELVSNASDALDKLRLEAFRDKDLEVDTEDPHIDLVLDKAARTLTVRDNGIGMTRDEVVALIGTIAKSGTAEFLRKLKENQGSQDLIGQFGVGFYASFMVADKVTLVTRKAGEPGGTRWESAGEGTYTIEPVEDAPQGTSVTLHLKPEDTEEHLYDYASRAKVVEIVRRYSDFITWPIRVEPEDGGEPETVNSRKALWARSQSEVTEDEYTEFYKHVSHDWTAPLETIRLSAEGAFEYQALLFLPQRAPFDLFMRDRKRGVQLYVKRVFIMDDCEELMPEYLRFVKGVVDAQDLSLNVSREILQRDRQIQLMRRRLVRKVLSTVKSLMADKPESYDTFWSEFGRAVKEGLLDDVDNRDAILDISSFASTADPEKLTTLAGYVERMKEGQEHVYYMTGESRSALENSPHLEAFLAKGYEVLLLTDAIDEMWVGSIPEVKGKKLQSVAKGQVDLDADEDTEEGKQRTEEFAGLLAWMTEQLGDAVKEVRLSSRLTTSPACVVGDEYDLTPTLEKMYRAMGQDMPEVKRILELNPTHPLVTALRTAHAEERPDLADTAELVYGMAVLAEGGDLPDPTRFVRLLSTKLEKTL; this comes from the coding sequence GTGAGCGCGACCGTCGAGACGCTCGAGTTTCAGTCCGAGGCACGCCAGTTGCTGCAGTTGATGATCCATTCGATCTACTCGAACAAGGACACCTTCCTGCGCGAACTGGTCTCCAACGCCTCCGACGCGCTGGACAAGCTGCGGTTGGAGGCGTTCCGGGACAAGGACCTCGAGGTCGACACCGAGGACCCGCACATCGACCTGGTGCTCGACAAGGCCGCCAGGACGCTGACCGTGCGCGACAACGGGATTGGGATGACCCGCGACGAGGTGGTGGCGCTGATCGGCACCATCGCCAAGTCCGGGACCGCGGAGTTCCTGCGCAAGCTCAAGGAGAACCAGGGCTCGCAGGACCTGATCGGCCAGTTCGGCGTGGGGTTCTACGCCAGCTTCATGGTCGCCGACAAGGTCACCCTGGTGACCCGCAAGGCGGGCGAGCCTGGCGGCACCCGCTGGGAGTCCGCTGGTGAGGGCACCTACACGATCGAGCCGGTCGAGGACGCCCCGCAGGGGACCTCGGTCACGCTGCACCTGAAGCCGGAGGACACCGAGGAGCACCTCTACGACTACGCCTCCCGGGCGAAGGTCGTGGAGATCGTGCGCCGCTACTCCGACTTCATCACCTGGCCGATCCGGGTCGAGCCGGAGGACGGCGGCGAGCCGGAGACGGTCAACTCGCGCAAGGCGCTGTGGGCGCGGTCGCAGAGCGAGGTCACCGAGGACGAGTACACCGAGTTCTACAAGCACGTCAGCCACGACTGGACCGCCCCGCTGGAGACCATCCGGCTCTCCGCCGAGGGCGCCTTCGAGTACCAGGCGCTGCTGTTCCTGCCGCAGCGCGCGCCGTTCGACCTGTTCATGCGCGACCGCAAGCGCGGGGTGCAGCTCTACGTCAAGCGCGTCTTCATCATGGACGACTGCGAAGAGCTGATGCCGGAGTACCTGCGCTTCGTCAAGGGCGTCGTCGACGCGCAGGACCTCTCGCTCAACGTGTCGCGGGAGATCCTGCAGCGCGACCGGCAGATCCAGCTGATGCGCAGGCGCCTGGTGCGCAAGGTGCTCTCGACGGTCAAGTCGCTGATGGCCGACAAGCCCGAGTCCTACGACACCTTCTGGTCGGAGTTCGGCCGGGCGGTCAAGGAGGGCCTGCTCGACGACGTCGACAACCGCGACGCGATCCTCGACATCTCGTCGTTCGCCTCCACCGCCGACCCGGAGAAGCTCACCACGCTCGCCGGGTACGTGGAGCGGATGAAGGAGGGCCAGGAGCACGTCTACTACATGACCGGTGAGTCCCGCTCGGCCCTGGAGAACTCCCCGCACCTAGAGGCGTTCCTGGCCAAGGGCTACGAGGTCCTGCTGCTGACCGACGCCATCGACGAGATGTGGGTCGGGTCGATCCCCGAGGTCAAGGGCAAGAAGCTGCAGTCGGTGGCGAAGGGCCAGGTCGACCTGGACGCCGACGAGGACACCGAGGAGGGCAAGCAGCGCACCGAGGAGTTCGCGGGCCTGCTCGCCTGGATGACCGAGCAGCTGGGGGACGCGGTCAAGGAGGTCCGGCTGTCCTCGCGGCTGACCACCTCCCCGGCCTGCGTCGTCGGTGACGAGTACGACCTGACGCCCACCCTGGAGAAGATGTACCGGGCGATGGGCCAGGACATGCCCGAGGTGAAGCGGATCCTCGAGCTCAACCCGACCCACCCGCTGGTCACCGCGCTGCGCACCGCGCACGCCGAGGAGCGCCCCGACCTGGCCGACACCGCCGAACTCGTCTACGGCATGGCCGTGCTCGCCGAGGGCGGCGACCTCCCGGACCCGACCCGGTTCGTCCGCCTCCTGTCGACCAAGCTGGAGAAGACGCTCTAG
- a CDS encoding cytochrome P450, with translation MATPTTSVEQHDKPRSTRLLGLPPELTDRPAGCPFAPAAKLTELGAAGPVHRVAGPDGEDIWLITGHAEARAVLADPRFSSDITRSPAAMSRLPERLREQLRSTRSRAGSFIGMDAPEHTRYRKLLTGQFTVRRMRQLEPRITQIVTEHLDALVAAGPVADLVPTFALPVPSLVISELLGVDYADREEFQRRTATVLNLDTPLDEVFDVFEELRRFMADLVAAKRANPADDLLSGLVHADQDNPLTDDELVGMANLLLIAGHETTANMLALGTFALLEHPDQLALLRDNPALIATAVEELLRFLTIIHLGIRRTPLTEVEVAGHRIPGGSNVMISAQMANLDPEQYGHPEELDLTRPRAPHLSFGHGIHQCLGQQLARVEMTTGFTELLRRLPGLRLAVPADQVPVRDNMAIYGVHSLPVTWDA, from the coding sequence ATGGCCACGCCCACCACTTCCGTCGAGCAGCACGACAAGCCGCGCTCGACCCGCCTGCTCGGACTCCCGCCGGAGCTCACCGATCGCCCGGCCGGGTGCCCGTTCGCCCCCGCGGCCAAGCTCACCGAGCTCGGCGCCGCGGGCCCTGTGCACCGCGTCGCCGGGCCAGACGGCGAGGACATCTGGTTGATCACCGGGCACGCCGAGGCCAGGGCCGTGCTGGCCGACCCGAGGTTCAGCTCCGACATCACCCGCTCGCCCGCGGCCATGTCCCGGCTGCCGGAGCGGCTGCGCGAGCAACTGCGGTCGACCCGCTCGCGCGCGGGCAGCTTCATCGGCATGGACGCCCCCGAGCACACCCGCTACCGCAAGCTGCTCACCGGCCAGTTCACCGTCCGCCGGATGCGGCAGCTGGAACCCAGGATCACCCAGATCGTCACCGAACACCTCGACGCGCTCGTGGCCGCGGGCCCGGTCGCGGACCTGGTGCCGACCTTCGCGCTGCCGGTGCCGTCGCTGGTCATCTCCGAACTGCTCGGCGTCGACTACGCCGACCGCGAGGAGTTCCAGCGGCGCACCGCCACCGTGCTCAACCTCGACACCCCGCTCGACGAGGTGTTCGACGTGTTCGAGGAGCTCCGCCGGTTCATGGCCGACCTGGTCGCGGCGAAGCGGGCCAACCCCGCCGACGACCTGCTCTCCGGGCTGGTGCACGCCGACCAGGACAACCCGCTCACCGACGACGAGCTCGTCGGGATGGCCAACCTGCTGCTCATCGCGGGCCACGAGACCACGGCGAACATGCTCGCGCTCGGCACCTTCGCGCTGCTCGAACACCCCGACCAGCTGGCCCTGCTGCGCGACAACCCGGCGTTGATCGCGACGGCGGTGGAGGAGCTGCTGCGCTTCCTGACCATCATCCACCTCGGCATCCGGCGCACCCCGCTGACCGAGGTCGAGGTGGCGGGCCACCGGATCCCGGGGGGCTCGAACGTGATGATCTCCGCGCAGATGGCCAACCTCGACCCCGAGCAGTACGGGCACCCGGAGGAGCTGGACCTCACCCGTCCCCGAGCCCCGCACCTGTCCTTCGGCCACGGCATCCACCAGTGCCTCGGCCAGCAACTGGCCAGGGTCGAGATGACCACCGGTTTCACCGAACTGCTGCGCAGACTGCCCGGCCTGCGGCTGGCGGTGCCCGCCGACCAGGTCCCGGTGCGCGACAACATGGCCATCTACGGCGTGCACTCGCTGCCGGTCACCTGGGACGCGTGA
- a CDS encoding ABC transporter ATP-binding protein: protein MAGASERRVEVVAVTAAVGSEVLFADVTFAVGPGECVVVSGRNGSGKSTLLGCLYGTRQVSSGVVRVGGMTPDERKVGFRRRVSVVLDDSALFDELSARQHLDLLLRSFPAVDHRGVDGWLRLAGLDERADVPALGLSAGQRRRLLLTGAVARDHDVLLLDEPERALDTAGREWLTGLIAAERRRGTAVVVASHHGPLADRVGAARVELG from the coding sequence GTGGCAGGGGCATCCGAGCGGCGGGTCGAGGTGGTGGCGGTCACCGCCGCTGTGGGCAGCGAGGTCCTCTTCGCCGACGTCACGTTCGCCGTGGGCCCCGGGGAGTGCGTTGTGGTCTCCGGCCGCAACGGTTCGGGTAAGTCCACGCTGCTCGGGTGCCTCTACGGCACGCGGCAGGTGTCGTCGGGCGTTGTCCGCGTCGGGGGGATGACGCCCGACGAGCGGAAGGTGGGGTTCCGCCGCCGCGTGTCGGTGGTCTTGGACGACTCGGCGCTGTTCGACGAGTTGAGCGCCCGCCAGCACCTCGACCTGCTGCTGCGGTCGTTCCCCGCCGTGGACCACCGGGGCGTCGACGGGTGGCTGCGGCTGGCCGGGTTGGACGAGCGGGCGGACGTGCCCGCCCTGGGGCTGTCGGCCGGGCAGCGGCGGCGGTTGCTGCTCACCGGTGCCGTCGCGCGTGACCACGACGTGCTGCTGTTGGACGAACCGGAGCGGGCGCTGGACACCGCCGGGCGCGAGTGGCTCACCGGGCTGATCGCGGCGGAGCGGCGGCGGGGGACGGCCGTTGTCGTCGCCAGCCACCACGGGCCGTTGGCGGATCGGGTGGGCGCGGCGCGGGTCGAACTCGGGTGA
- a CDS encoding TetR/AcrR family transcriptional regulator encodes MPKVIDHDERRAHIVEVTWGLIMRGGLEAATMREIAEAAGFANGALKRYFPSKDVLVEATFERALSMVNTEVGEPVEQRSAFEALRALCSATMPLDAKRVTAGRVLLAFWEMSLSNKRLHDRYLVHLKAWRALLTDHIRRARAEGDIRTAVPDAQLVDELVLLHAGANVMSLVGARYSTRKLQKAHLDAFFERVAQP; translated from the coding sequence ATGCCCAAGGTCATCGACCACGACGAGCGTCGCGCGCACATCGTGGAGGTGACCTGGGGCCTGATCATGCGCGGCGGCCTGGAAGCCGCCACCATGCGCGAGATCGCCGAGGCCGCCGGGTTCGCCAACGGGGCGCTCAAGCGGTACTTCCCCAGCAAGGACGTCCTGGTGGAAGCCACCTTCGAGCGCGCGCTGAGCATGGTCAACACCGAGGTCGGCGAGCCGGTCGAGCAGCGGTCGGCGTTCGAGGCGCTGCGCGCGCTGTGCTCGGCGACCATGCCGCTGGACGCCAAGCGGGTGACCGCGGGGCGAGTCCTGCTCGCGTTCTGGGAGATGTCGCTGTCGAACAAGCGCCTGCACGACCGCTACCTGGTCCACCTCAAGGCCTGGCGGGCTCTGCTCACCGACCACATCCGGCGGGCCCGCGCCGAGGGCGACATCCGCACCGCCGTGCCGGACGCGCAGCTGGTCGACGAGCTGGTGCTGCTGCACGCGGGCGCGAACGTGATGAGCCTGGTCGGGGCCCGCTACTCCACCCGCAAGCTGCAGAAGGCCCACTTGGACGCCTTCTTCGAGCGCGTCGCCCAGCCGTGA
- a CDS encoding amidohydrolase: MADPKTADLVLTGGTVLTFDAADTESTALAVADGRVVAVGEVAHLIGPNTQVVDLHGRTVLPGINDSHLHGAWLGALWPGTLLGAGGMAGAGAPKLTTPAERRAAIQRAGDVVAALGITSYTEPGLGPGEDDGQTGCFSSGVLDEYAAMANEGLLRARVTVLRLFGELDGPSTLADFEAGMASATPATDPSVLRIAGVKIFADGIPPMRSAWTHRCYADGSQGHLLVEGTDLAEREANLRRMIDLAHRAGAQIGVHATGDRSIEVTVSAMADAIAAHGPGGRHYLIHGDLVGTEVLARLPELGIGLNTQPGIAVMTGDWLSAALGEEALAGAWPLRRAFELGVRVCLSSDAPVIEPDWRRWVAAAAEWMGTKASPELMRQLLRAYTVIPAEQDGAESWKGSLEVGKVADLCVLEANPLEVSPADLPHVGVHLTVVGGRVVYES; the protein is encoded by the coding sequence GTGGCCGACCCCAAGACCGCCGACCTCGTGCTCACCGGTGGCACGGTGCTCACCTTCGACGCCGCCGACACCGAGAGCACCGCGCTGGCCGTGGCGGACGGGCGGGTCGTTGCCGTCGGCGAGGTGGCGCACCTGATCGGACCGAACACCCAGGTCGTCGACCTGCACGGCCGCACCGTGCTGCCCGGCATCAACGACTCCCACCTGCACGGCGCCTGGCTCGGCGCGCTGTGGCCGGGCACCCTGCTCGGCGCGGGCGGCATGGCGGGCGCGGGGGCGCCGAAGCTGACCACCCCGGCCGAACGCCGCGCCGCCATCCAGCGCGCCGGTGACGTGGTCGCCGCCCTCGGCATCACCAGCTACACCGAACCCGGCCTGGGCCCCGGCGAGGACGACGGGCAGACCGGCTGCTTCTCCAGCGGCGTGCTCGACGAGTACGCCGCGATGGCCAACGAGGGCCTGCTGCGCGCCAGGGTCACCGTCTTACGGCTGTTCGGCGAGCTCGACGGCCCCAGCACGCTCGCCGACTTCGAGGCGGGCATGGCCTCGGCGACCCCCGCCACCGACCCGAGCGTGCTGCGGATCGCGGGCGTGAAGATCTTCGCCGACGGCATCCCGCCGATGCGCTCGGCGTGGACGCACCGCTGCTACGCTGACGGGTCCCAGGGCCACCTGCTGGTCGAGGGCACCGACCTGGCCGAGCGCGAGGCCAACCTGCGCCGCATGATCGACCTGGCGCACCGGGCGGGCGCGCAGATCGGCGTGCACGCCACCGGCGACCGGTCCATCGAGGTCACCGTCTCGGCCATGGCCGACGCCATCGCCGCGCACGGCCCCGGCGGCAGGCACTACCTCATCCACGGCGACCTGGTCGGCACCGAGGTCCTGGCCCGGCTGCCGGAACTGGGCATCGGCCTCAACACCCAGCCCGGCATCGCGGTGATGACCGGCGACTGGCTCTCCGCCGCCCTCGGCGAGGAAGCCCTGGCCGGGGCGTGGCCGCTGCGCCGGGCCTTCGAGCTGGGCGTGCGGGTGTGCCTGAGCTCCGACGCGCCGGTGATCGAGCCGGACTGGCGGCGCTGGGTGGCCGCGGCCGCCGAGTGGATGGGTACCAAGGCGAGCCCGGAGCTGATGCGGCAGCTGCTGCGCGCCTACACGGTGATCCCCGCGGAGCAGGACGGCGCCGAGTCGTGGAAGGGCTCGCTGGAGGTCGGCAAGGTCGCCGACCTGTGCGTGCTGGAGGCCAACCCGCTCGAGGTCTCCCCCGCCGACCTCCCGCACGTCGGGGTGCACCTGACCGTCGTCGGCGGCCGCGTCGTCTACGAGAGCTGA
- a CDS encoding dioxygenase family protein has translation MSHDDDEPVGRVLGRRQALVLLGVGALALAGCSTEAPVDCVVRPEQMEGPYFVDENLDRSDIRSDPATGVRVAGTPLALTLTVLRADGGGCQPLPGAVVDIWHCDAAGDYSDIASEGTTGTKHLRGLQVSGTSGRTAFTTVLPGWYEGRTVHIHVKIRTTGADGKAYEFTSQLYFPDELTARYLATAPYQAHGPADTTNKTDQLYQQGGDQLLLTPTEADVDGTRGYRAAFTLALDLTNTKVGTDDAMGPMPMPTR, from the coding sequence ATGTCCCACGACGACGACGAACCGGTCGGCCGGGTCCTGGGGCGGCGGCAGGCATTGGTCCTGCTCGGTGTGGGGGCGCTGGCCCTGGCGGGCTGCTCGACCGAGGCGCCGGTGGACTGCGTGGTCCGACCGGAGCAGATGGAGGGCCCGTACTTCGTCGACGAGAACCTCGACCGCTCCGACATCCGGTCCGACCCGGCAACCGGGGTCCGGGTCGCGGGCACACCCCTGGCCCTGACCCTGACCGTCCTGCGCGCCGACGGCGGCGGCTGCCAACCGCTACCGGGCGCCGTGGTCGACATCTGGCACTGCGACGCCGCGGGCGACTACTCCGACATCGCGAGCGAGGGCACGACCGGCACCAAGCACCTGCGCGGCCTCCAGGTCAGCGGCACCTCCGGCCGCACCGCGTTCACCACGGTCCTGCCCGGCTGGTACGAGGGCCGCACGGTCCACATCCACGTCAAGATCCGCACCACCGGCGCCGACGGCAAGGCCTACGAGTTCACCTCGCAGCTCTACTTCCCCGACGAGCTGACGGCCCGCTACCTGGCCACCGCCCCCTACCAGGCCCACGGCCCCGCCGACACGACGAACAAAACGGACCAGCTCTACCAACAGGGCGGCGACCAACTCCTCCTCACCCCCACCGAAGCCGACGTGGACGGCACCCGCGGCTACCGAGCAGCCTTCACCCTGGCCCTAGACCTGACCAACACCAAGGTCGGCACCGACGACGCCATGGGCCCCATGCCGATGCCCACCCGCTGA
- a CDS encoding peptidylprolyl isomerase, which yields MKRILLVATLALAAATLPVVPAVAAATGGGGNVQCQFTPTPENPAARPVTVPKARAKAHGNVSVTIRTNYGRMDLVLNRDNAPCAVHNLLHLARADFYDNSQCFRLTTSARLGVLQCGDIYRAEEGGPGYKFPDEVTGKETYPRGTIAMGNQGPGTNGSEWFIVHSVAQISPVYTVMGRVTRGIEVLDRIVAAGITPDGATDGAPKRPVRVYDVRIGHDC from the coding sequence ATGAAGCGAATCCTGCTCGTCGCTACCCTCGCGCTGGCGGCCGCGACCCTGCCCGTCGTCCCCGCAGTCGCCGCCGCCACCGGCGGAGGCGGCAACGTCCAGTGCCAGTTCACCCCGACGCCGGAGAACCCGGCCGCCCGGCCGGTGACCGTGCCCAAGGCGCGCGCGAAGGCGCACGGGAACGTGTCGGTGACCATCCGCACCAACTACGGCCGGATGGACCTGGTCCTCAACCGCGACAACGCCCCGTGCGCCGTGCACAACCTGCTGCACCTGGCCCGCGCGGACTTCTACGACAACTCGCAGTGCTTCCGCCTCACCACCAGCGCGCGCCTGGGCGTCCTGCAGTGCGGCGACATCTACCGCGCCGAGGAGGGCGGCCCCGGCTACAAGTTCCCCGACGAGGTGACCGGCAAGGAGACCTACCCGCGCGGCACCATCGCGATGGGCAACCAGGGCCCCGGCACCAACGGCAGCGAGTGGTTCATCGTGCACTCGGTCGCCCAGATCAGCCCGGTGTACACGGTGATGGGCCGGGTCACCCGCGGCATCGAGGTCCTCGACCGCATCGTCGCCGCGGGCATCACCCCCGACGGCGCGACCGACGGCGCCCCCAAGCGACCGGTCCGCGTCTACGACGTCCGCATCGGCCACGACTGCTGA